ATATAAGAAATATGATCAGGCTTTTCAATATGCTAAACAAATAATAAGTATGAGCCCAAAATCTCCCAATACATATACTAGAATGGGAAATGCTTACTACAATAAGGGAGATTATAAAAAAGCGCGTGAGTGCTTAGAGCAATCAATTGTGATTGATCCAAAACTCCCATATGCATACTTTGGTTTGGGTAGTGTTTATTATGTTGAAGGTGATGTTGATAAAGCAATTGAATACTATAATAGAGCATTGAATATTGAGCCAAAATTTAACAATGTTAACGAAAAATTGTCCCAAATTTATACAGTTGAAGGGGATAAATACAAAGCGCAAGAAAATGGTTCTAAAGAACCTTGGGCTGGCTTCGCCTACGGTGAAGGTGCTAGAGCACCATACACTGATGAGTATGATTTTAATATAGACAATGCGCTTGAAAAAAGATCAGCTGAAATTAAGAAACAACAAAAACCTATATTTTAGTTATCCTAATATTTCTAATTTGTTTTAAAAATGCTGTATAATTTGCCACATTTAAATGGAGGTTCAATTTAATGAGTTATTATATTTATGAAAATTGGGTAGCAGAGAAGAAAGCGGTAATTCATAAAGGATCTTGTGGATATTGTAAAGAAGGAAATGGGTGTCATGCAAACCCATTAGGAAATAAAAATGGTCAGTGGAGTGGTCCTTATTCTTCATTTAAAATTGCACAGAACAAAGCTATTGAAACAGGTAGACCGGTTAAAACACATAGATGTTGTTGTTAAAAAAGTAAAGGCATTTTAAATTTCAAAATTCCAGTGATATAATACCTGTTTAATCTGTTGAGTAGTTTTCTTGAATGATTCAAAAAATAAACTCAAACCACATCTCAGAGGCCATACAATATAGGCAGTTTGATGAAAATTTGTGAAATTTAGTTGAAAGTGCGCTGCTAAAAATGTTATAAATTGAAACAGTTATGATATATAAGGCAATTTTAGCATTATCATTATGTTTCTTTTCTATGCCGCTTTGGGCGTCTTACGCGCTTAGCATTGGCAATTATGTGCAAAACGAGGCAGAAAGCGTTTGCACAAAACTTTCTGCGCATGGCTATAGTGCCTATGTGCTTTATGGGCCAAGCTGTGAGGTTCGCGTTGGTAGTTTTCAATCGGTAGAAGAAGCTCTTAAGTTGGCAGATAAACTTAAGGTTGAAGATAAGCTTGTGGCATCGGTAGTTGAAGAGCAAGAAATTGATCAGGCGCAATTTGGCTGGAACGCAATTGAAAATGGCCGCAGTGTTGATGAAAATGCTCCCGGCAGTTATTCAGACCCAAAGGCCAGAAAAATTGTATCCCTTGGCCTTGCGCTTTTTGGCAGGCCGTATAAATACGGCGGAACAAGCAAAACAAATGGCATAGATTGCTCATATTTTGTTCAGACCATATTTAAAGAGTTAGGTGAAAGCTTGCCTCGCACAGCGCGGGAGCAGATAAAAGTTGGACATGAAGTTGACATACCCGACCTAAGAGTTGGCGACCTTGTTTTCTTCAAAAAAACCTATTACCTTAAAAAGAAAGATGGCAAGAAGGCAGGAAGTTATACAAGAGTTAACCATGTTGGTATTTTTATTGGGAACGGGGAGTTTATGCATGCCACTACAAATGTAAAGCATGTTACAATATCCCGCCTTGATGAAAAATATTTTAGAGAACGCTTTGCCGGCGCAAGACGGGTGCTTAAGTAGGGGGCACTTAAAAAACTCTTGGGGCCCCTAATTATGGAACTTAGTTTGGAAAATATTGCCGTTCTAAAGCTCTCTCTTATAACCGATATAGGCCCTGTAAAATTTAAAAAACTAACCGAAGTTTTTGGGAATGCTCAAAGTGTTTTTAACGCAACTGCCGATGAGTTGCGTTTTTCTTGTGGGCTTAGTGACAAAATAGTTAAAAGCATATTAAGTAGCGCCAAAGATGATTCGGCTGTTGAAGCAGAGTTAGAAAAAGTGCGTAAAGCCGGGGCAATTGTAGTAACTATTGACAGCCCCAACTACCCAAAAACGCTATTAAATTTGCCCGACCCTCCAATAGTTCTTTATATGTTCGGTGAGCTTTTGTGTGCCGATGAAAATGCTGTGGCGGTTGTAGGCACGCGCCTGCCTTCGGCTTATGGTACCAATGTTGCCGATAAAATTTCGCGCCAGCTTGCGCAAAGCGGCATAACAATAATTTCAGGCCTTGCATCGGGCATTGATACCTGCGCGCATAAAGCGGCATTAGCAGTTGGAGGCAGAACAATTGCGGTGCTTGGCAATGGGTTAAATAAAGATTACCCAGCGCAAAATGCAAAACTTAAACGAGCCATCGCAAAAGGCGGCGTGGTTATTAGCGAGTTTCCTATGGATTTACCTCCCGATAGAGGCAAC
This portion of the Endomicrobiales bacterium genome encodes:
- the dprA gene encoding DNA-processing protein DprA, with product MELSLENIAVLKLSLITDIGPVKFKKLTEVFGNAQSVFNATADELRFSCGLSDKIVKSILSSAKDDSAVEAELEKVRKAGAIVVTIDSPNYPKTLLNLPDPPIVLYMFGELLCADENAVAVVGTRLPSAYGTNVADKISRQLAQSGITIISGLASGIDTCAHKAALAVGGRTIAVLGNGLNKDYPAQNAKLKRAIAKGGVVISEFPMDLPPDRGNFPRRNRIISGLSRAVLVVEAASKSGSLITADFAADQGKDVFAVPGSIFSKMSAGTNELIKNGAHIVQRAQDIIDVLDPLACLKLQQVASNESVPLELNQIEQKILTEVEKSSSGISVDVLSHNLNLVVTQVLGALLGLELKGAVKETPGKIFVRNY
- a CDS encoding NlpC/P60 family protein; the encoded protein is MIYKAILALSLCFFSMPLWASYALSIGNYVQNEAESVCTKLSAHGYSAYVLYGPSCEVRVGSFQSVEEALKLADKLKVEDKLVASVVEEQEIDQAQFGWNAIENGRSVDENAPGSYSDPKARKIVSLGLALFGRPYKYGGTSKTNGIDCSYFVQTIFKELGESLPRTAREQIKVGHEVDIPDLRVGDLVFFKKTYYLKKKDGKKAGSYTRVNHVGIFIGNGEFMHATTNVKHVTISRLDEKYFRERFAGARRVLK
- a CDS encoding tetratricopeptide repeat protein is translated as MKDFRVLAILMCVLVLSSCSTRKEQCIYFGDKAYENKEYEHAILCYEEAMSIDTKDNDKIYNCMGMAYHASYRKYDEAVECFEKAIRINPREYIYYINLGDVYAESIDNFDKAIKCYKKAIDIVPNEVDGYLSASIVCFKYKKYDQAFQYAKQIISMSPKSPNTYTRMGNAYYNKGDYKKARECLEQSIVIDPKLPYAYFGLGSVYYVEGDVDKAIEYYNRALNIEPKFNNVNEKLSQIYTVEGDKYKAQENGSKEPWAGFAYGEGARAPYTDEYDFNIDNALEKRSAEIKKQQKPIF